The proteins below come from a single Chrysoperla carnea chromosome 1, inChrCarn1.1, whole genome shotgun sequence genomic window:
- the LOC123294516 gene encoding luciferin sulfotransferase-like, with translation MSTIKYQKIDPNNSNDPIDKKLYKYLINDFRKGYIEVTDKKYVFTQYYTEFIEKIENFEVYDTDIFVMSHPKTGTTWTQEMVWCIGNNLDVSDEYLYLRFPWLEGTTQFDLRDASNALPSFFYNEFFTNSLEYVRKKPHPRFIKTQLPWDLLPRQIRTGERKPKIIYVYRNPKDTCVSFYHHYVNIKSFGGDFNDFVELFLNGRYSFGPYPAQILSVFQEKHRNNVLILKYEEMKRDLNAVIQEVCKFLNKNYSEADLVKLQKHLSFEAMKTNKAVNFDLLFGEGKFMRAGIVAKKHDN, from the exons ATGtcaacaataaaatatcaaaaaatcgatCCCAACAATTCAAATGATCCGatcgataaaaaattgtataaatatcttATTAATGACTTTCGTAAAGGATATATTGAGGTAACTGACAAAAAGTATGTTTTCACACAATATTATACTGAGTTcatcgaaaaaattgaaaattttgaagtgTACGACACAGATATATTCGTGATGTCACATCCGAAAACAGGAACTACTTGGACACAAGAAATGGTCTGGTGTATTGGAAATAATTTAGACGTAAGTGATGAATATCTTTACTTACGTTTTCCTTGGTTAGAAGGCACAACACAGTTTGATTTACGCGATGCTTCAAATGCATTACCATCAttcttttataatgaatttttcacgAATTCGTTGGAATATGTTAGAAAAAAACCACATCCAAGGTTTATTAAAACACAACTACCATGGGACTTGTTACCAAGACAAATCAGAACTGGGGAACGAaagccaaaaattatttacgtttATCGAAATCCAAAAGATACATGCGTGTCGTTTTATCATCATTATGTAAATATCAAAAGTTTTGGAGGAGATTTCAACGATTTTGTggagttatttttaaatggtcGCTATTCGTTCGGCCCATATCCTGCACAAATTTTAAGTGTTTTCCAAGAAAAACATCGTAATAATgtgttaatattaaagtatgaAGAAATGAAGAGAGATTTAAATGCAGTGATACAAgaagtttgtaaatttttgaataagaaTTATAGTGAAGCTGATTTAGTTAAATTACAGAAACATTTATCATTCGAAGCAATGAAAACGAACAAAGCTGtgaattttgacttactttttgGAGAAGGAAAATTCATGCGAGCTGGCATTGTTG CGAAAAAACATGACAACTAA